The following are encoded in a window of Caldicellulosiruptor danielii genomic DNA:
- a CDS encoding acyl-CoA dehydrogenase family protein has protein sequence MEYFLSEEQKIIKKLAKRISDEYVSKVAIKYDKEGIFPRDILDLLAYTELTGVYIPKEYGGFGGGVMEMCLVVEELSRNCAGVAVSYAATALGVYPIILYGKEEQKRKYLPKIAKGELIAAFALTEADAGSDVSSIKTTAEKKGDYYILNGSKHWITNGGEADVYVVFAVTDKSKGPRGISAFIVERGYEGFYCGKKEDKMGIRASSTTELIFEDCKVHKENLLGREGTGFIIAMKTFDRTRPGVAAMAVGIAQGAYEHAVRYAKERVQFGQPLSSFQAIQHMLADMYINIEAARAMLYSTCRMIDSGAKDFSKESSACKVFASDVAMKVTTDAVQMLGGNGYVKDYPVEKMMRDAKVTQIFEGANQIQRNIIASEIIKEY, from the coding sequence GTGGAATATTTTTTAAGTGAAGAACAAAAGATTATAAAGAAACTTGCAAAGAGGATTTCAGATGAATATGTCTCAAAAGTTGCAATTAAATATGACAAAGAAGGCATATTTCCAAGAGATATATTGGACCTTTTAGCATACACAGAGCTCACTGGTGTATACATTCCTAAAGAGTACGGCGGGTTTGGTGGCGGTGTTATGGAAATGTGCCTTGTTGTAGAAGAACTTTCAAGAAATTGTGCAGGTGTCGCGGTATCATACGCTGCAACAGCTCTGGGTGTATATCCTATAATTCTTTATGGCAAAGAAGAACAAAAGAGAAAGTATTTACCTAAGATAGCAAAAGGAGAGTTGATAGCTGCGTTTGCATTGACAGAAGCTGATGCTGGAAGTGATGTGAGTAGTATAAAGACAACTGCAGAGAAAAAAGGAGATTATTATATTTTAAACGGAAGCAAACATTGGATTACAAACGGCGGTGAAGCTGACGTGTATGTGGTATTTGCAGTAACAGACAAGTCAAAAGGACCGCGAGGAATTTCAGCTTTCATTGTAGAAAGGGGATATGAAGGTTTTTATTGTGGGAAAAAAGAAGATAAGATGGGCATAAGAGCATCTTCTACTACAGAGCTTATATTTGAAGATTGTAAGGTTCATAAGGAAAATCTTCTTGGCCGTGAAGGGACAGGATTTATTATTGCTATGAAGACTTTTGACAGGACACGTCCTGGAGTTGCTGCAATGGCTGTTGGAATTGCCCAGGGTGCATATGAACACGCAGTCAGGTATGCAAAAGAAAGGGTCCAGTTCGGGCAACCTCTTTCATCCTTTCAGGCAATTCAGCATATGCTGGCTGACATGTACATAAACATCGAAGCTGCAAGAGCTATGCTTTATTCCACATGTCGAATGATTGATAGTGGTGCAAAGGATTTTTCAAAGGAGTCTTCAGCGTGCAAGGTTTTCGCGTCTGATGTTGCTATGAAGGTCACCACTGATGCCGTTCAGATGTTGGGTGGGAATGGATATGTCAAAGACTATCCTGTGGAAAAGATGATGAGGGATGCTAAAGTAACTCAGATATTTGAAGGCGCAAATCAGATTCAGAGAAATATTATCGCATCTGAAATCATAAAAGAATATTAA
- a CDS encoding nucleotide sugar dehydrogenase: protein MNEIAQRLLEKIESKTAVIGVVGLGYVGLPLAVEKAKAGYKVIGFDIQQKRVDMVNRGQNYIGDVVDKELADLVKEGRIFATTDYSKIGDVDAVAICVPTPLDKYKQPDISYVVNSTREIAKYLHRGMLVVLESTTYPGTTEEVVKPILEESGLKCGEDFFLAFSPERVDPGNKVYNTKNTPKVVGGVTKTCTEIAARLYENVLEGEVFKVSSPRVAEMEKILENTFRNINIALVNEMAILCERMNIDIWEVIEAAKTKPYGFMAFYPGPGLGGHCIPIDPFYLTWKAREYDYHTRLIEIAGEINNYMPEYVVERVMKILNKFKKPLNGSKILILGVAYKKDIDDIRESPALKIIEIFEKENAEVEYNDPYVPGFTYNGKQYFSVDFTAESLKKYDIVVIITDHSKYDYNFIVENANLVFDTRNATKGIKSDKVYKL from the coding sequence ATGAATGAGATTGCACAAAGACTTCTTGAGAAGATTGAAAGCAAAACAGCAGTAATTGGAGTTGTAGGGCTTGGGTATGTAGGTCTTCCGCTTGCTGTTGAGAAAGCTAAAGCAGGGTATAAAGTTATTGGATTTGATATACAGCAAAAGAGAGTTGATATGGTAAACAGAGGCCAAAATTATATAGGTGATGTTGTGGACAAAGAACTTGCTGACCTTGTAAAGGAAGGTAGAATCTTTGCCACAACTGATTACAGCAAAATTGGTGATGTTGATGCTGTTGCTATATGTGTTCCCACTCCACTTGATAAATACAAACAGCCAGATATTTCGTATGTTGTAAATTCTACAAGGGAGATTGCAAAATACCTTCACAGAGGGATGTTGGTTGTTTTAGAGAGTACTACATATCCAGGGACGACTGAAGAAGTGGTAAAACCTATTTTGGAAGAAAGTGGGCTAAAATGCGGTGAGGATTTCTTTTTAGCTTTTTCACCTGAGAGAGTTGATCCGGGCAACAAGGTGTATAATACAAAGAACACTCCAAAGGTTGTTGGCGGAGTGACAAAAACATGTACTGAGATAGCTGCAAGGCTTTATGAGAATGTTTTAGAAGGAGAGGTATTCAAGGTTAGCTCTCCAAGGGTTGCAGAAATGGAAAAGATTTTGGAAAACACTTTCAGAAATATAAATATTGCGCTTGTAAACGAAATGGCTATTTTGTGCGAAAGGATGAACATTGATATTTGGGAGGTCATTGAGGCAGCAAAGACAAAACCATATGGATTTATGGCATTTTATCCTGGACCTGGGCTTGGTGGTCATTGCATACCGATTGACCCGTTTTATCTCACTTGGAAAGCGCGTGAATATGATTATCATACAAGGTTAATTGAAATAGCTGGTGAAATAAACAACTATATGCCAGAATATGTGGTTGAAAGGGTTATGAAAATACTCAATAAATTCAAAAAACCTTTGAATGGCTCAAAAATTTTAATTTTAGGTGTGGCATACAAGAAAGATATTGATGATATAAGAGAGTCACCTGCATTAAAAATTATCGAAATTTTTGAAAAAGAGAATGCAGAGGTAGAATACAATGACCCATATGTACCGGGTTTTACTTATAATGGCAAACAGTATTTCTCGGTGGATTTTACAGCAGAGTCGCTCAAAAAATATGATATAGTGGTTATTATAACAGATCACTCAAAATATGATTATAACTTTATCGTAGAGAATGCTAACCTCGTTTTTGATACAAGAAACGCTACAAAGGGCATAAAGTCAGACAAAGTTTATAAACTATAA
- a CDS encoding electron transfer flavoprotein subunit beta/FixA family protein: MKILVCIKQVVDPEKVEYNAQTKTIKRNAQHLMNNPADLSALEFALRIKDVYKDVHITTLSMGPAECESKIKELIEVGCDSCVLLSDKRLAGSDAYSTAYALAKAIEKLGNFDLILCGESSLDGETSIVPPQIAEYLNIPHIAFASNIKVLDLQRIEVERKSKNLLFKFEVKLPALISVKKDRAFLRLPKLSLMIKALSYTPQILSLDDLENFDFDKVGTEGSKTLVDEFVEQKLEEVKCEIYEGLEAAQIDCIADLVMRFL; this comes from the coding sequence ATGAAAATTCTTGTGTGTATAAAACAAGTAGTAGACCCAGAAAAAGTGGAGTATAATGCTCAAACCAAAACAATAAAGAGAAATGCTCAACATTTGATGAACAATCCTGCAGACTTGAGCGCTTTAGAGTTTGCTCTTAGAATAAAGGATGTTTATAAAGATGTTCATATCACCACCCTTTCAATGGGTCCTGCTGAGTGTGAAAGCAAAATAAAAGAACTTATAGAGGTTGGTTGTGACAGCTGTGTTCTTTTGAGTGATAAAAGACTTGCTGGTTCTGATGCGTATTCTACTGCGTATGCGCTGGCAAAGGCTATTGAAAAGCTTGGTAATTTTGACTTGATACTGTGTGGTGAATCTTCCTTAGATGGTGAGACCTCTATTGTCCCACCTCAGATAGCGGAATATCTCAATATTCCTCACATAGCATTTGCAAGTAATATAAAAGTTTTAGATTTGCAGCGCATTGAAGTTGAAAGAAAATCAAAAAATCTGCTATTTAAGTTTGAGGTAAAATTGCCTGCGCTGATTTCTGTCAAGAAAGATAGAGCTTTTCTTAGACTTCCAAAACTGAGCCTTATGATAAAAGCTCTTTCTTATACTCCTCAAATCTTGAGTTTAGATGATTTAGAAAACTTTGATTTTGACAAAGTTGGAACAGAAGGTTCAAAGACCTTAGTCGATGAGTTTGTTGAACAAAAACTTGAAGAGGTTAAATGTGAGATTTACGAAGGACTCGAAGCTGCTCAAATAGATTGTATAGCCGACCTTGTTATGAGGTTTTTATAA
- a CDS encoding nucleotidyltransferase, protein MNVAGIVVEYNPFHNGHLYHLQKTREITNAHIVVGVMSGNFIQRGEPAIVNKWARTKMAILNGVDVIFELPFAYACNSAEIFAYGAISILNQLGVDFVVFGSECGDIDKLKEAAKHLAFEKDDFKSSLKSYLKEGYSFPKARELALIKTCKTNIEFSSNNILGIEYIKWIYRLSSKIEPLTIRRIGTSYNDPNLTQDIYSSATAIRRNINNLQAIKNKMPSASYEILLEEFESGRGPVFFEDFFKFFIYNAIVLPNFLKDKMDVKEGLENRFEKYIFNSPSAKNLLENVKTKRYTLTRLQRIFIHAIVRNNFDQKTLLSITPYIRVLGFNQKGKEYLNKIKDKIEYITKLNQQWLKNPQYKELLELEIRASMLHALQYKDFHKYLQTEFKSSPIYISSRS, encoded by the coding sequence ATGAATGTTGCTGGAATAGTAGTAGAATACAATCCTTTCCACAATGGACACCTGTACCATCTGCAAAAGACAAGAGAAATAACAAATGCACACATAGTTGTGGGCGTAATGAGCGGTAACTTTATTCAAAGAGGAGAACCTGCAATTGTAAACAAATGGGCAAGGACAAAGATGGCTATTTTAAATGGGGTAGATGTCATCTTTGAACTTCCATTTGCATATGCCTGTAACAGCGCTGAAATATTTGCATACGGTGCAATATCTATTTTAAACCAGCTTGGTGTTGACTTTGTTGTTTTTGGCTCAGAATGTGGTGATATAGATAAGCTTAAAGAAGCCGCTAAACACTTGGCATTTGAAAAAGATGATTTCAAGTCAAGTTTGAAAAGTTATTTGAAAGAAGGGTATTCATTTCCAAAAGCTCGTGAACTTGCTCTTATCAAAACATGTAAAACCAATATTGAATTTTCTTCTAACAACATACTTGGAATTGAATATATCAAATGGATTTACAGGTTAAGTTCAAAGATTGAACCATTGACTATAAGAAGGATAGGTACCTCCTATAATGACCCCAACCTCACACAGGACATATACTCTTCAGCTACTGCTATAAGAAGAAACATAAATAACCTGCAGGCAATTAAAAACAAAATGCCATCTGCCTCTTATGAGATACTCTTGGAAGAATTTGAGAGTGGAAGAGGCCCAGTGTTTTTTGAGGATTTCTTTAAGTTTTTTATCTACAACGCCATTGTTCTACCAAATTTTTTGAAAGACAAAATGGATGTCAAAGAAGGGCTTGAAAATAGATTTGAAAAGTACATTTTTAATTCTCCATCAGCTAAAAATCTTCTTGAGAATGTAAAAACTAAAAGATATACTCTTACAAGACTACAGAGAATATTCATACACGCTATTGTAAGAAACAATTTTGACCAAAAAACTCTTCTTTCCATTACACCTTATATAAGAGTTTTGGGATTCAACCAAAAAGGAAAAGAATATTTAAATAAGATAAAAGACAAAATTGAATATATCACGAAACTAAATCAGCAGTGGTTAAAAAACCCTCAATACAAAGAGCTTCTTGAACTTGAAATAAGGGCTTCAATGCTGCATGCTTTGCAATATAAAGATTTTCACAAATATCTGCAGACAGAATTTAAATCATCTCCTATCTACATCAGTTCAAGAAGCTAA
- a CDS encoding patatin-like phospholipase family protein, whose protein sequence is MKKISLALGSGAMRGFAHIGVIDVLEKEFKFEAFSGSSIGAVIGAFYCLGYDLGLIYKVAKQIRNDILIDFKVRKNALISGKNIEEILKLFLRDKRFSDLKYPFYVVATDLLKGEQIVFSEGSLYDAVRSSISIPGVLPPYKIGDTVLVDGAVVDKVPGKVLRENGCEFVIGVDISGKGLLKEPRNILEMIMTTIDIMGEEIFRLKQGYLDYLIKINLEDISPYTLADVEKAYQRGKKRAEEELENLKNLAS, encoded by the coding sequence ATGAAAAAAATTTCGCTTGCGCTTGGTTCTGGTGCAATGAGAGGGTTTGCGCACATAGGGGTTATTGATGTTCTGGAAAAAGAATTTAAATTTGAAGCTTTTTCGGGCTCAAGCATTGGTGCTGTGATAGGCGCATTTTACTGTCTGGGGTACGACCTTGGTCTTATATATAAGGTAGCAAAGCAAATAAGAAATGATATACTCATAGATTTTAAAGTAAGAAAAAATGCTCTCATTTCAGGTAAAAATATAGAAGAGATTTTAAAGCTTTTTTTGAGAGATAAAAGGTTTTCTGATTTGAAATATCCGTTTTATGTTGTTGCAACAGACCTTTTAAAGGGTGAACAGATAGTCTTCAGTGAGGGAAGTTTATATGATGCTGTGAGAAGCAGCATATCTATTCCGGGGGTTCTTCCACCATATAAAATAGGGGATACTGTGCTGGTTGATGGAGCGGTAGTAGACAAAGTGCCGGGAAAGGTCTTGAGAGAAAACGGTTGTGAATTTGTAATTGGAGTTGATATTTCAGGCAAAGGCTTGCTCAAAGAACCTAGGAATATTTTGGAGATGATAATGACCACAATTGATATCATGGGAGAGGAGATATTCAGACTAAAACAAGGATATCTTGATTATCTTATAAAGATTAATCTTGAGGATATAAGTCCATATACCCTTGCTGATGTAGAAAAGGCGTATCAAAGAGGGAAAAAAAGGGCAGAAGAGGAGTTAGAGAACTTAAAGAATTTAGCTTCTTGA
- a CDS encoding electron transfer flavoprotein subunit alpha/FixB family protein, translating to MEHVIFVPAIYRVDEISQLASFLSFIEGRITVKDKKIVLYLYSNRKVEDKDINYLKTLPANQIVVSKSEHFSDWEQPYIEAITQHIKTIKPHAVISTSDEFIKSILARVAARFSCGFAVDCTDFIFDEVTQNYIFLKPAYAGNINAKISVKNSSIVFATLKIKNVAECSFENVDRKVEIIESLFEELKLFSGNIKIIEKNLAQNIDNKLESAKIVIGVGRGIKDKENLKYAFELANILNGAVGVTRPLVDMGWVDREYQIGQSGKIISPQIYFAFGVSGAAHHICGIGSPKLIIAVNRNKDAQIFKIAHYGIVADATSVMKSFIKAFKNRLKGC from the coding sequence ATGGAACATGTTATATTTGTACCGGCAATTTACCGTGTTGATGAAATCTCACAACTTGCTTCTTTTCTTTCTTTCATTGAGGGCAGAATTACAGTTAAAGATAAAAAGATTGTTTTGTACCTGTATTCGAACAGAAAAGTTGAAGATAAGGATATAAATTATTTAAAAACATTACCTGCAAATCAAATTGTCGTCAGTAAAAGTGAACATTTTTCAGACTGGGAACAGCCTTACATTGAAGCCATAACTCAGCATATAAAAACAATAAAACCTCATGCTGTCATTTCAACATCAGACGAATTTATAAAGTCAATTTTAGCAAGAGTTGCTGCACGTTTTTCATGTGGATTTGCTGTTGATTGTACAGACTTTATTTTTGATGAAGTGACTCAAAACTATATTTTTTTAAAGCCTGCATATGCAGGAAATATAAACGCAAAGATTTCAGTCAAAAATTCTTCTATTGTCTTTGCTACCTTAAAGATAAAAAATGTAGCTGAATGTTCTTTTGAGAACGTTGATAGAAAAGTTGAGATCATTGAAAGTCTCTTTGAAGAGCTTAAACTTTTTTCTGGCAATATTAAGATTATTGAAAAAAATTTAGCTCAGAATATTGATAACAAACTTGAAAGTGCTAAAATAGTTATTGGTGTAGGAAGGGGAATCAAAGACAAGGAAAATTTAAAATATGCTTTTGAACTTGCAAATATTTTAAATGGTGCGGTTGGTGTCACACGGCCACTTGTTGATATGGGCTGGGTTGACAGAGAATATCAAATTGGCCAAAGTGGTAAGATTATCTCACCGCAAATATATTTTGCTTTTGGAGTTTCGGGTGCGGCCCATCATATTTGTGGAATTGGCAGCCCAAAACTCATAATAGCTGTTAACAGAAATAAAGATGCGCAGATTTTTAAAATTGCTCATTACGGGATTGTAGCAGATGCTACCTCTGTTATGAAAAGTTTTATAAAAGCTTTTAAAAATAGGCTCAAAGGTTGCTGA
- a CDS encoding DegT/DnrJ/EryC1/StrS family aminotransferase produces MISLIDLKRQYQNISQEIVDSVKEVFESGQYILGPKVAEFEKKCTEYLNVKHAIGVGNGTDALVIALESVGIGQGDEVITTPFTFFATAEAIVRVGARPVFVDIDPLSYNIDPEKIEEKITERTKAIIPVHIFGQVCDMKKIVQIARKYNLYVIEDACQAFGAEFEGKKAGTIGDVGCFSFFPTKNLGGFGDGGLIVTDSDEIASKARMLRQHGSKKKYFNEMIGFNSRLDEVQAAILLVKLKYIENWNRRRIEIAQKFSTELRLNGLVTPKKCNSFEFGHIYHLYILQYEKREKLMEYLAQKGIATGIYYPVPLHLTKALSFLGYKEGDFEIAENLCKKSFAIPMFPELTDEEIEYITTSINQFGGSL; encoded by the coding sequence ATGATTTCGCTTATTGATTTGAAAAGACAGTACCAAAATATTTCCCAAGAAATAGTAGACAGTGTAAAAGAGGTATTTGAAAGTGGACAATATATCTTAGGGCCGAAAGTTGCAGAGTTTGAGAAAAAGTGCACTGAGTATCTGAATGTAAAACACGCCATAGGTGTTGGGAATGGAACAGATGCCCTTGTCATAGCACTTGAAAGCGTTGGTATAGGACAAGGTGATGAGGTTATAACCACTCCTTTTACCTTTTTTGCGACAGCTGAGGCAATAGTGAGAGTGGGTGCAAGACCAGTTTTTGTTGACATTGATCCTCTGTCGTACAACATAGATCCTGAAAAGATAGAAGAAAAAATTACTGAGCGCACAAAAGCTATTATTCCTGTCCATATATTTGGTCAAGTGTGTGACATGAAGAAAATAGTACAAATTGCCAGAAAGTATAACTTGTATGTTATCGAAGATGCCTGCCAAGCATTTGGTGCTGAATTTGAAGGGAAAAAAGCAGGTACAATTGGAGATGTGGGATGTTTTTCGTTCTTTCCTACAAAGAACTTAGGCGGTTTTGGCGATGGTGGTCTGATTGTAACAGATTCTGACGAGATTGCTTCAAAAGCAAGGATGCTCCGACAGCATGGTTCTAAAAAGAAGTATTTCAATGAGATGATAGGATTTAACAGCAGGCTTGACGAAGTGCAGGCAGCAATACTTCTTGTTAAACTCAAATATATTGAGAATTGGAATAGAAGGAGAATAGAAATAGCTCAAAAGTTTTCTACAGAGCTTAGGCTTAATGGTCTTGTCACTCCAAAAAAGTGCAATAGTTTTGAGTTTGGACACATATATCATCTGTATATTCTCCAATATGAAAAAAGAGAAAAGCTTATGGAATATTTAGCACAGAAGGGAATTGCAACAGGTATATATTATCCTGTACCGCTGCACTTGACTAAAGCCTTGAGTTTTTTGGGATATAAAGAAGGTGACTTTGAAATTGCCGAAAATCTTTGCAAAAAGTCATTTGCAATTCCAATGTTTCCTGAATTGACGGATGAAGAGATAGAGTATATAACAACTTCAATAAATCAATTTGGAGGGAGTTTATAA
- a CDS encoding Gfo/Idh/MocA family protein, whose product MEKLKICLVGCGRISFKHAEAFANNYDQLEVVGFCDIDRQKALRTRQKYYELLATKGIEIKNDIPIYTDYIKMLKEQECDIVDIATYSGCHAEQTLIALDFNKHVIVEKPMALSIDDADLMIKKAREKKKVLGVCLQNRFNKSVQKLKSTIDNGKFGKILYAVASIRWNRNDEYYRQDNWRGTWEQDGGALMNQCTHNIDLLQWIIGSEVDEIYGDIETFLRPIEAEDTGFAILKFKSGARGIVEGTTCVWPSNLEETLSVFGQTGTAVLGGTSVNKIVVWRVPDEDEKEALEKFAENPDNVYGFGHTPLFRDVIEAIKSGKDPLVTGEEGKKPLEIILGIYKSAIERRPIKLPLTNFSTIDMKKVYERQRLVK is encoded by the coding sequence ATGGAAAAATTAAAGATCTGTCTTGTTGGATGTGGGAGAATATCATTTAAACATGCTGAGGCTTTTGCTAACAATTATGACCAGCTTGAGGTTGTGGGTTTTTGTGACATAGATAGGCAGAAAGCTTTGAGGACAAGACAAAAGTATTATGAACTGCTTGCAACCAAAGGAATTGAAATAAAAAATGATATACCTATATACACAGATTATATAAAGATGTTAAAAGAACAAGAATGTGACATAGTTGACATAGCAACATACAGCGGATGCCATGCTGAGCAGACACTTATTGCTTTGGATTTTAACAAGCATGTGATTGTAGAAAAGCCCATGGCACTTTCAATAGATGATGCAGATTTGATGATTAAAAAAGCAAGAGAAAAGAAAAAAGTACTTGGTGTATGTCTACAAAACAGGTTTAACAAGAGTGTGCAAAAACTGAAAAGTACCATCGATAACGGCAAGTTTGGCAAGATACTCTATGCTGTTGCAAGTATTAGATGGAATAGGAACGATGAATACTACAGGCAAGATAACTGGAGAGGCACATGGGAACAAGATGGTGGTGCGCTTATGAATCAGTGTACCCACAATATTGACCTTTTGCAGTGGATAATAGGTTCCGAGGTTGACGAGATTTATGGTGACATAGAAACATTTTTAAGACCGATTGAAGCAGAAGATACAGGGTTTGCCATTTTGAAATTCAAAAGTGGAGCAAGAGGGATAGTTGAAGGGACTACATGTGTTTGGCCTTCAAATTTGGAAGAGACGCTCAGCGTATTTGGTCAAACAGGCACAGCAGTGCTTGGTGGTACATCGGTCAACAAAATTGTTGTGTGGCGTGTGCCTGATGAGGATGAAAAAGAGGCTTTGGAAAAGTTTGCAGAAAATCCAGACAATGTATATGGGTTTGGGCACACTCCTCTTTTCAGGGATGTTATTGAAGCCATCAAAAGCGGAAAAGACCCGCTTGTTACGGGAGAAGAGGGTAAAAAACCGCTTGAGATAATTCTTGGTATTTATAAATCAGCAATTGAAAGAAGACCAATAAAACTGCCACTTACTAACTTTTCAACAATAGATATGAAAAAGGTTTATGAAAGGCAGAGATTGGTAAAATGA
- a CDS encoding acyltransferase, with protein MRFISEKAKIAENVEMGYFVVIEDDVEIGSGCKIGHNVIIKKGSIIGDNVEISDGTIIGKSPQKAFASKTTEENVLPPAKIGNNVKIGANSIIYRGATVYDNVFIADLVTIRENVTIGEFTIIGRGVSIENKTTIGSYCKIETNAYITALSTIEDWAFIAPCVVTSNDNFAGRGKDRAKYFKGVTVKRGGRIGANATVLPGKVIGEEGFVGAGSVVTKDVMPRKIVVGNPAREIKDVPADQLLENQ; from the coding sequence ATGAGATTTATAAGTGAGAAAGCAAAGATAGCTGAAAATGTTGAAATGGGCTATTTTGTTGTAATAGAAGATGATGTTGAGATTGGTAGCGGATGCAAAATTGGTCACAATGTAATTATAAAAAAAGGAAGCATTATAGGTGACAATGTCGAAATTTCTGATGGTACAATTATAGGAAAATCTCCTCAAAAGGCTTTTGCGAGCAAAACAACAGAAGAGAATGTTCTTCCACCTGCTAAGATTGGGAACAACGTCAAGATTGGAGCAAACAGTATAATCTACAGAGGTGCAACTGTCTACGATAATGTCTTTATAGCCGACCTTGTGACAATAAGAGAAAATGTAACAATTGGTGAGTTTACTATTATAGGTCGTGGTGTTAGCATAGAAAACAAGACAACTATTGGAAGTTATTGCAAAATAGAGACAAATGCGTATATTACTGCACTTTCAACAATTGAGGATTGGGCATTTATTGCACCGTGTGTTGTTACCTCAAATGACAATTTTGCGGGAAGAGGTAAGGACAGAGCAAAATATTTCAAGGGTGTTACAGTAAAACGAGGTGGCAGAATTGGTGCAAATGCCACCGTGCTTCCCGGAAAAGTGATTGGAGAGGAAGGGTTTGTTGGTGCTGGCAGTGTTGTTACGAAAGATGTAATGCCGAGAAAGATTGTTGTGGGAAATCCTGCAAGGGAGATAAAAGATGTACCGGCTGATCAGTTACTTGAAAACCAATAA
- a CDS encoding ComEC/Rec2 family competence protein, with amino-acid sequence MKRKLSAVVLILGFFFLFLSGCSNIFQNTNFWEANSVQFLDKQTCSIFFLDVGQGDSILIKTPGNKFVLIDSGPNSAEQDVLQTLDRLNVKKLDVVIATHPHEDHIGNMDKIISKYDIERFYTTNKTANTQTFEDMLNALRKKNLKISIARPFDRLMLNGVTLTFLSPLKDYDDLNDSSVVVMLEFAGKRVLFTGDISKDVEYDIIKKAHDIKADVLKVSHHGSYAATSSLFLKNIDPKVGIISVGKNNPYGHPHSSTIRRLKKFKVKIFTTEQNGNIVVQIFPDGTIKLITQR; translated from the coding sequence ATGAAAAGGAAACTCTCGGCGGTTGTTTTAATTTTAGGTTTTTTCTTTCTTTTTTTAAGTGGATGTTCGAATATATTTCAAAATACAAACTTTTGGGAAGCAAATTCAGTACAGTTTTTAGATAAGCAAACATGTAGTATATTTTTTTTAGATGTAGGTCAGGGAGATAGTATACTGATAAAAACACCAGGAAATAAGTTTGTATTGATTGACTCAGGGCCGAATTCTGCTGAGCAGGATGTTTTACAAACATTAGATAGATTAAATGTCAAAAAATTGGATGTGGTGATTGCAACTCATCCGCATGAGGACCATATTGGTAATATGGACAAGATTATTTCTAAATATGACATAGAAAGATTTTATACAACCAATAAAACAGCAAACACTCAGACGTTTGAGGATATGCTAAACGCACTTAGGAAAAAGAACCTAAAAATTTCAATCGCAAGGCCGTTTGATAGGCTGATGTTAAATGGTGTTACATTGACTTTTTTATCACCTCTTAAAGATTATGATGATTTGAATGATTCAAGTGTGGTTGTCATGCTTGAATTTGCGGGAAAAAGAGTGTTATTTACTGGTGATATTTCAAAAGATGTGGAATATGACATTATAAAAAAAGCACACGATATAAAGGCTGATGTTTTAAAGGTTTCTCATCATGGAAGCTATGCTGCAACTTCAAGTTTATTTTTAAAAAATATAGATCCCAAGGTGGGTATCATAAGTGTGGGAAAAAACAATCCCTACGGTCATCCGCACTCATCTACAATAAGGAGATTGAAAAAATTTAAGGTAAAAATATTTACAACAGAACAAAATGGCAACATTGTTGTGCAAATATTTCCAGATGGAACGATAAAACTCATCACCCAGAGATAG